One Brassica napus cultivar Da-Ae chromosome A5, Da-Ae, whole genome shotgun sequence DNA window includes the following coding sequences:
- the LOC106454701 gene encoding probable C-terminal domain small phosphatase: MADEQNKKSIVVAPEDESTCDKEEAEQETELSSILDKLSLEPKKEKQKKKLLVLSLSGLLLHRVHRRTYRKTPKNRSPDASCGPNLVYKRPFAEEFMKFILERFEVGIWSSACEKNVDIVLNIVLENLQDNLLFVWDQEECTDSGSTTLHNSDKPMFFKDLSKVFKYFKGFSASNTIFIDDEPYKALLNPDNTGVFPVSYDPTDKNDDFLDPEGEFCSYLDDIASSPDVQDYVKEHSFGQPMIDSSHPDWSFYSKVIKDYYLAYVC; this comes from the exons ATGGCTGATGAACAGAACAAGAAGAGCATCGTTGTTGCACCCGAAGATGAGTCCACATGTGACAAAGAAGAAGCAGAACAGGAGACAGAACTGAGTTCTATTCTGGATAAACTTAGTTTAGAACCTAAGAaagagaagcagaagaagaaactaTTGGTCTTAAGTCTGAGTGGTCTACTTCTTCATAGAGTTCATCGAAGAACTTACCGCAAAACTCCCAAGAACAGATCTCCTGATGCTTCTTGTGGCCCAAACCTag tgTATAAGAGGCCATTTGCTGAAGAGTTCATGAAGTTTATTCTCGAGAGATTTGAAGTTGGGATTTGGTCCTCTGCTTGCGA GAAAAATGTTGATATAGTTCTAAACATTGTTCTTGAAAATCTTCAAGATAATCTTCTTTTTGTGTGG GACCAAGAAGAGTGTACTGACAGTGGAAGTACGACATTACATAACAGTGATAAACCTATGTTTTTCAAGGATCTCTCTAAAGTGTTTAAGTACTTCAAAGGCTTCTCTGCTTCAAACACTATCTTCATCGATGATGAACCATACAAAGCTCTTCTTAATCCT GACAATACAGGTGTGTTCCCAGTGAGTTACGATCCTACAGACAAGAACGATGACTTTCTTG ATCCAGAAGGAGAGTTCTGTTCTTACTTGGATGATATCGCAAGTTCACCGGATGTTCAAGATTACGTTAAGGAGCATTCTTTTGGCCAGCCCATGATTGATTCTTCTCATCCGGACTGGTCTTTCTACAGCAAAGTCATAAAGGATTATTACCTTGCATATGTCTGTTAG
- the LOC106451105 gene encoding homeobox-leucine zipper protein ATHB-22, whose protein sequence is MEEDNMECWTSPFINGQSSSNFIYPFHSFNNVSGTILETQGGRPLHEHYYAAPPAMVESSYGEASNTNNGYETKKKKMTNEQLKLLEISFQEEMKLDPERKMKLSKELGLQPRQIAVWFQNRKARWKNKQLEHLYESLRQEFDVICQEKKLLQEELIQLKAMIRENGASNNKQQTWENALSAQFQLN, encoded by the exons atggaaGAAGACAATATGGAATGCTGGACCAGCCCCTTCATCAATGGCCAATCTTCTTCCAACTTCATCTATCCTTTCCATAGCTTTAACAATGTTTCAG gTACAATTTTGGAGACACAAGGAGGTCGACCTCTTCATGAACATTACTATGCAGCCCCTCCAGCAATGGTGGAGAGCAGTTATGGAGAAGCAAGCAACACCAACAATGGATatgaaacgaagaagaagaagatgactaACGAGCAGCTGAAGTTACTAGAGATAAGTTTCCAAGAGGAGATGAAGCTAGACCCGGAGAGGAAGATGAAGCTGTCCAAAGAACTCGGGCTGCAACCTAGACAGATAGCGGTTTGGTTCCAGAACAGGAAAGCCAGGTGGAAGAACAAACAACTCGAGCATCTCTACGAATCATTAAGGCAAGAGTTTGATGTTATCTGTCAAGAAAAGAAGTTGCTACAAGAAGAG CTTATACAACTGAAGGCAATGATAAGAGAGAATGGTGCAAGCAACAACAAGCAGCAAACGTGGGAAAATGCTTTATCAGCTCAGTTCCAACTCAACTAG
- the LOC106451106 gene encoding 60S ribosomal protein L24-1 — translation MVLKTELCRFSGHKIYPGRGIRFIRSDSQVFLFINSKCKHYFHNKLKPSKLAWTTMYRKQHKKDAAQEAVKKRRRATKKPYSRSIVGATLEVIQKKRAEKPEVRDAAREAALRDIKERIKKTKDEKKAKKAEFASKQQKIKANIPKTAAPKAAKLGGGGGRR, via the exons GACTGAGCTTTGCCGATTCAGTGGCCACAAGATTTACCCAGGCAGGGGTATCAGATTCATCAGATCCGACTCTCAG GTGTTTTTGTTCATCAACTCTAAATGTAAGCATTATTTTCACAATAAGTTGAAGCCTTCCAAGCTTGCATGGACCACTATGTACCGTAAACAGCACAAGAAG GACGCTGCTCAAGAGGCCGTGAAGAAGAGGAGACGTGCAACCAAGAAGCCTTACTCAAGGTCCATCGTTGGTGCTACTTTGGAAGTCATTCAGAAGAAGCGTGCAGAGAAGCCTGAAGTTCGTGATGCAGCCAGGGAAGCTGCCCTACG TGACATTAAGgagagaatcaagaagaccaaGGACGAGAAGAAGGCAAAGAAGGCCGAGTTTGCTTCCAAGCAACAAAAAATCAAGGCCAATATCCCCAAGACTGCTGCACCCAAGGCTGCTAAAttgggtggtggtggtggcagACGTTGA